The genomic region AACATGAAGTTATAATAGATCATAAGAAAATCCTTTTATACAAGgattagggttttgggtttaagGTTTAAGGCTTTATGGTAAGATAGAGAAGACCTCTTATTTTAAAATTCTAAAACTAGGAATGATGTGCGATTGTAAGCAAAAATTGGATCTTCCAACAAAAGATATGGAATATAGTTAAattctaataaaaaattaattataatatattaaaagaGCAACATAAAAATCATCCACAACTTAGTGTTTGAATCTAAttctcttttgaaatttttaaaatactATAGCAATGACATACATGGGAAAAAGTACTAAAAACTtgacaaaataatataaaaattcaCTCTTTATGTTAAACTAAAGAAAATATGGTTACTTTTTATGGAATTTCTTGTTAGACACACCAAAATACTGagagaagggggtgaattagtattcaatcaaatcccaaacccttCAACACCATTAAAATACAATACTTCTTAAAGAAGATCAATAACAATGAAAAATAGAAAGAACAAATCATTCAACACCATCGCACATGAAGAcaatagatttatgtggaaaatccaataAGGGAAAAATCACAATGAGTGTGTTGCTTGGAGCTACtatccaaatccaacctcacaaatattaaacatatttatattttttttaggaCTACAACCCAAGGAAGATACAACTCCCTGAATACTAGTTTTATGGCTACAACCAAATAAAGTTCACTACTCCCTGAGAAATACAAAACTTACAAAAGAGGCTACAACATTAGAGTATACTGAATGATTGATGAATTACTACCACAATTTACTTCTGCACCATTATCTACTTCTGGTGCACTACATCTAACAAACTTCTAGACTTATCGAAATGTAGATACCTTCAACTCACTACTTTTAGTATGAATAATTTTTTTGTTCATGCTCCACAATTGCCACAATTGTCACACATCAACAACACACTTGCAAATGATTTTATGTTTCACTTATATCCTTTGCAAGAATCAATAACCTTCTCCAGGTTGGCCAAGTATGATTAAACATGCACCATACAAGAGGTTGACCCCAACAACACCAAAGGAGAAAGGGGAACAATTGTGGTCCAATCCAATggataaataaaatctatttcaaCTTAAAACACATCTCCATGCTTACAAAAACATCAAAACAGTGGCACACATACTCCAAGTTAGCCGAGATGAAATATGTAGACATGAAACATGCATCCAATGAGGTCAGCTCCAAACACTTCCGTAGTGGAAGGGAAGTAAATGCAGACTAAGGAAAGAGTTGGATTGGACCCAAATCATCTTAGCGCACCTTTCCATTCTATCACAAACCACAACACATTGAAATAAATATACCAGGTCAGCTAGACAACCACTTGACCTTCTAAACATCCACTTTGGGTAAAAAAATAGTTTTGTGAAGATTAGGAACCACAATGTAGAGCAAAGGAGAGAAACATATGAGTATCAACATAATTTATATACACTTCTTTCATATCATCTCATTTAATTTAGCTAGAACAAATCAATAGATAttgaaaacaatcaaaacatgCATGCTAGGCAACATAGTCATGAAATATAATAGTTAGATCCATACGTGCGGTACATTTGGACACTTGGAACTAGAGAAGAAGTAATATACAAACATTACGTAATATGATCAAATCCTTCAAACCACAAGAGAAAATAGTGAAATGCATAGAAGTGTGAAGCATTCCTTTGACCCGTCTCAAATAGACAACAAAACTACCTCAACTCAGTAAGCCCTAGAGATGGTTGTATTGAATTTTGTAACCTAAAATGAAATGCATATAAATTAAACATCCTCCTTCGCTTTAGTTCCAAACTAAAGGATTATATTTTCAAATGTGACACAATCTCTTAAGATAGAGAAACAAAAATTGGTATAATATACTTGAGCTATATCATTATAACAATCTATCAATTAGGAACATTTGAGATCAATCATAAACTTTAAAGAACACATATTTTGACATCCAAACATGGATGTTATATAACCACATTTTGACATCCAATCgtgaacattcaagcattcaaacatagGTTGAACACACTGCTCCATATCTACAACACAACTTATAGTAACACCAATAATGACAACCTTATATCTGCAACATCATATTTAAAATATCAATGATGAAAGTTCACCAACAATctctaattgacatcaatgacaacatcatatctgtaatatttcattaatattttaAGCATAAGAATTTTGTATGTGGGAAAGCCCACTAATTAATTATCTTCCATCTAAATATTTTTGTGAGAGGATAACAATATATGACTGACCTATTAGGCGGTGAATTATGAGAAATGTCTATAAAGGAAAAATAAGCTCAATTTCTTAGGGGACTTAATAATTAGAGGTGATCATATTTGGGTAGATGTAAATATTAAATAGTTACTTTTAGACATGTTTTGAGAAGGAAAATGGTGGGGTTTACACACAAAATAAATCTAGGGACAACAACTAGGGCTCAACAAGGGATTAGATGGATCTAAAAGAAATGGAAGCTTAGATAAGGCTTATAAGGTAGGAATATGACAAAAATTATATGAAAAAATTGGTCATGGAGGCCAATCAAGGACAAGGTACAATATTAGAAAGGGGATATACATGGCTAGTGATGACAAAGGCTTAGGAAAAATGGTGAAAACAACATAGAATAGAGACACATAGGACAATATATTAAATGGATAGAAAAGTGTAGTAAAGATATGTAAATTCAATTAgaattatatgttaatgatttgaTATATGAGGATGAATTTTAACCCATAGGTATGATTTAGAAAAAAATACAACAAAGAACTCTTTGTCTTAACATTCCCTATGTATGAATCTACTAGAAAACATTTATAAATACCCTAGGTAAGATTATTAGCTTGTTAGGGTCAATTTCCCCTCGGTCAACCCCCTATATAAACTTTTTGACTCTAAGCTAATATCGCAACCGTGGACAATTGCCAATTTGAAGATGTGCTATAATATTTTGATGCATATAATTATTCTTTGTCCCTTGAAAACCAAAATGGTACACTAGTGgtttataataattatatattaatttatattgcACATTAAATGCCTTTAAATATCAAGACATAACAACAACTCACAACAAATGCGTTTTGAGTCAACTCATAATGAATAGTTTGAAAGTGCATAAGAATTATAAATTTCAACCTTTTAATTTTGGGGTCAATCCCAAACCATTGGGGATTGATCCTAAGGCACTTGAGATTGATCCAAGACATAAAAAATGTATTAATTCAAGGTGATAAACAATTATGTAGGCATGGGTACAAATATAGACTAATAAATATTGTATAAATGACAAATTTAAGTCAAGAGATGTTTATTGAAGTCATAGAAAGATGTAATCAATCTTTATAAACAAAAAGCCCACTTGAATAAATTTAACGTCCAAATGAAGGTTACAACACAATTGTCTATTTATGGTGGTAGTACCAATTATCTTATTACCTTCCTTAAAGGTATGGAAGTGGAGAATGGTCAAGAGCATGAGATGTGAGTAATTGACATGATGGAAGGAGTCCAATTGAAGAACAAGCGACACAATTAGCTCTTTAAAACATGGGCTTATTCGACTCAGTTGGTCTTCTAGCAAGGCTCAACACCTTCGATGTCCACAACCTTTCATATTGCAAATTCTTTATTTCAAAATCCCTTTATGTACCCAATTTTCCCTTTGTACGCAACATATATTTTATCATTGCATATTAAAATTCTTAAAATGTTTCCCAAAGCTGATGTAGCCTTATATTCTGTGTATAAATACAAAATCTAATTTGTGAAAATTGGAAGctgaatatttttatttaaatattaaaaatctaACAACCTTCAAGAAAAAAAGTTAAGAATAGAATAACCTATGTGAATACATACTCTGgaggttaaatattttaaaatttatttacgaGTCAAGACACTTATAACAGCATCTATCTAATATTTCTATTTATTAatgttaaatattttgaaatttaatttcTATATGTTGAAGATTAGAGCTTCTAATCTGACTGAGTCAACTAAGTTGTCTAATTGAAATTAGACAACTTAGTTAACAAATTAATTAATATGTGAATATGAATCGATTCTATGTTTAAAGTATTATCTAACATCAGCAGTTAGACGTATTAATGCATAACCGCTTCTAGCGGGAGAGACGTGATGGTTGAATAAGAGATGTGTTGTTTGGAAAAAGCATCATGTTAAGTATTTAGATTAGAAATGTATATAGCATCATAAAACACAGTCCTCATTCAATATATCAGATTCGAACCGCATTAACAGCATATTGATCTCCTTGTTCTGCGTATTCTATATCACTTTTCAATCTGCATTACATCAGTTACAGTTAGAGTAAATTCCCTCACTGTGACGTAATCTCTCTGTTCAGCAGATCACCATTAATAAAGCAAGTTGAACCTGGGTTTGAACCAAGTTGATTCTCCTTTAAGAGGTGACTCTAGACAACTGTCAAATAATTTTGAaattataaatctgatcaccaaattCAACACTAGAAACATGTTTTTATATAGATTTGAAAAAAACAAATGCTATAAATAAGAATAACTTCTGCTTTTTTTGAAAAAGGTATAAATAAATGTGAACCAGTACCAGTAGCGTTAGATAGACGCATTTCCCAACTGTTGTTAATGGTCAGAGAATCACCCGAGGAGTTATGAACACAGGTTCTCACCTTAACAACTAAGCAAACAAAACTATCTATTATAAAACCCTGTGATCTTATTAAATAAACCAGCGTTATTAACGAGTGAGAAGCTTCCCAAGGCTTGAAATGGGGAATGCTCCCGCCACCCCAAGCAAGTACTGCTGGCCCATCCATGTCAGCCCGCTGAGCAGAAGTGAAATCTTACCTTGGGATCACATTTACACTTGGTCAGGCACATACCAACGTCATGGTATGGTATAGAAGGGCTTAAATTATGGTATGGTATAGAAGGGCTTTAAGTTTacatttttagatttaaaaatattatattcagAATTGACTGATATTTTTCAAGCTTAATATGCTatttaaggtgtgtggtcacattAAGAATGTACTTCTaaatttaaaaatgttaaacattTAAAATTTACTAACATTCTTTATacttaatatattgcttaatgtatgtgatttaagACTGGCTTGATGATTCAATTTGTTTTGCCATTAAAGATCTCTACCCTTCTTTATTGTAACTGTTTTGGGAGATTCATGTACAGGTATTTATATTGGGGAGGAGCTAGTAATACATTTTCAAAATTCGTTAGAAGGCACGATTCTTGCAAGTTCTACTCACCCATTCTGCCCATGCTCTGTTTGCGGTTACCCCGGCGGAATGAGTGGAGTTGTGCTCACTTGCTTGGATTGCTTTGTGGGCAAAGGAGATATTTATCGACATGAATATGGTGTAAAACCTGGCTTGTCCAGGTCTGCGACTTGTGATCCCCCAGAAATTGTAATACGTCGTGCACGGGACCTGCTTAAAGACTTGTTTGGAACTTACAATCTCTTCCGGAGCAACTGTGAGCACTTCGCTATCTTTTGTAAGACTGGTCGGTATATGCCAGCTTCTCAAGGTGGGCAAGTAGATTGGGCCTTGGATTTACTCACTCCACAAAGCTCTTTTCAAAGCTTCTAATGTGATGCTTGTCATGTTATATCCATGCTTCTTTTCATAGCTTGTGACGCGATACTTGTTTTATGTTTCTTAACGGTTTAAATTGTATATCTATATTGTTTTCATATTTTCCATGAGCTTTGGAAATGTAATAATTAGCTTATAAATTGTAGAATCTGGAAATTTACCCTGTTTATTAATAATTGGTTAAATGGTTTCCAGATACTCTAATGTAAGTGAAATATTTGAAGGAGATATACCAATTGCCCGAATTTCTCAACTCTATGATAGCCTCCATGGATAacctctttgattttttttttctaactaCTTAATGATTGCATAGGTGAAGGAACCATTCACTAAGCTATATATCTTTTGACTCTCTTTCATACCTAGTTAAGGTAAAGGTTGTATATCATCATAGTCATTAATTGGAGGGAATCCAATCTCTTTAAACCTAGAAATGTGCCATGATAAGCTAGTAGATACACCAAGTATAAGTTCATGTAAAAATTGGAGCTTTCCAATAAATTTTGTGACTAGTCATGCAAGTTGTCACTTATGATGGTATCCCAATATAATTTCATGTTGTAGGCAATCTTCAATATGTATTTTAACACATCCAAGGATGGAAGTCCGTAGCATGTGCATACCCATGCACTCGATGAAGGATGACAATTTGGTCCTTGACATGTTCTTTCAACTCACTTAGGTATTGTACTTTAGCCACTTTGAGAACTAGTTTCCTTAGATGCATGAGAATTGATTGTTAATGAAGTTTAGGCATGCCTTGTTATTTTGCACATAATGGGTCAAAGCCTAACTTATGTCAATACTTTTATATTTCAGGGATGTTGGGATCCAAAAGACATTTTTAATCATGTTTGGGGTTATGTCATATGCCACTTCTCTTGAAGGCcctaatcttgtcaattttgtcgcCATGACTGATTGGTTTTATTCAATATGAAATCTTTATAGGAACTCCTCCATGTCTACATGTCTAAGgtccatgtttttgatttctttttaGAGAGAGAATATCTTGGAAGGATGatggtgtcctttgtattggtatTTCATCTTTCCTTCTTCTTCGTGCATTATACTTACAAATATAATGCATAATCCATTATAAATTAACTTTCAATAGTTCATGATTTAAAGAATTAATCTCACATATCCATGGGGCCTTGGGATTTACATATGATCGATACTAATCACCTCATAAAATATCTAATTTTATATTTAACCAATTGTTTATCTCTTCAAGGGTTAGGGTTCAAGAATGTCACTTATCACTTTATCTGAAGAAGGATTATTCTTCAAGAGAAAAAATTGGATTCTTATGCCTAAACCATTTTAAAGAATCTTTATAAATCAAGGCGTGGTGCATATGATTTACTCTTTTGTAAGATTATTGGTATAACATATAGTTGAGTGTTGATGATTGAAAAATTTATTGAATGGAAAATGTAACTATATCTATTGGGGGTAAGGCTTTGGGAGAAGTGACAAGTGAATGTTACTCAGTGATCCATATTAGGACGAAGAGTCCGAGGATACTATTTATGACGTGATCTTTGAAACCCAATAAACGTTAACCACGAACCCCAATAAGTGACAAGTGAATGTTACTCAGTGATCCATATTAGGACGAAGAGTCTGAGGATACTATTTATGACTTGATCTTTGAAACCACTAGTTGTATAAAATTTGTCCCACTTTCCAATGATTGGTGCATATTTTGAAAGAATTCATGATGGGTGAATGGAAATCGAGAGTCAAGAATTAGGAATACCCTTTTCAAGTTTTAATTTCAGGACAATGCATATGAGAAGGCGACCACCTAATGACTGATACCCAAAAAATCTTATGGTTTTGTAACATAAAATTTAATGCTCGAGATTCAACAATAACCCTTACTTATTTTACAATGTTAGGTTTAAACCTTAAGGGAAAATTTCAATAAGAAAATTCCCAAAAAATTAAGGATTGTGGGCATAAGAAAAACCTTTTCAAAGATTGGGAAATTGGTGGGATTTCTAACCAAGGATGACTGTAAAACCAAAGAGTGTGAAACCAAGGTTCAATTGAAGTTTGGCAATACCATCACAAACAACTTTAATTGGTGCATCAAGTAAAAATCAAATTCGATGAATTTTCCTGACAAAAAATAATGACATAGGTAAAAAGAGAAAAATGAcacaaaaaaagaaggaaaaaataaCGATAACCCAAAATTCAAATTAacaccaaaaaaaataataaagagaGGAGAGATGACAACATTACAAAACATCAAAAAACCCTTAATGAAAAAGAATAACATTCCAAACACACTTGGTATCATTGGAGGGAAGAATAGGGagacaaaggaagaaaaacacAAACATGTGGAACCACCAAGAGATTACACCACCATGAACACATGTCACACACAAAAAGTGAACTAATGAACACCATTGAGAAGAAGAAACATGTAAATTTTCACCAATGAAAGATAAGGATTTATGGCAAGGGTTGTAGAGAGTTAAATcatccaataacaaaaatcacaatcgCATGAAATGATACATTTTATAATTAAAATCCCTAATTATATATTTGTTAAAATACCATTAATGTTCAGTAAGAATGGTAAATGTGTCTCCACCATCAAGAGTCAAAGATCATCATTCTTCTTTCATCATGATATGAAACTCTTGATGCTTGGATTAGtgaaatcaacaacacaaaaaagAAGATGATGGGATTAGGGATGATGCATACGTGATGCCATAACAAAGAACCCCGATGACTAAAGAGAAAACCGAaggcaaaaacataaaaaaatggcaaaaaatgaaGGACATGAACAACAAAGAACAAGAAATGCAAAAGAGGGCAACCTGATTTTATTTGAAAACAAAATGGGTGTTAGTGAAATACACAACAAATATAAACCAAATGAAGGGAATTCTCCTAGAAATTCTCGATGAGAGATTTCCTTACCAAACCAAACCCCGAGGTCAATTTTTTACTATATAAATAAGGTTTAAGATTGGTCCAAACTTAAAGTTactgaaaattatttgtttaagtACCATAATGTTATGATGCGTGCATTTGATTCTTTCCTTCAAGTTCATAGTCAAAGTAAACATGAAGAATCCAAATAAATCTTGATAATTGGATTGCATTTTCTCTGAAATAGTAGTCTTATTAGAATATCATTATGCAATTGATAGGATGTGGTTGGTGTAGTGTAGGATATACTTTGTCACCAATCAAGAATCCATAGTCCTAACATAGATACATCTAGTCTCCTCAAGTATAGATCTATTGCTAATAATCCATCCATAGCCTCAGTAGAGGTTTCTTAAACTACCCAGAGAATAGATATATTTTTGTTCTAAATTTTAGTTTCAATGTCTCATATTGTTGCAAATTTTTAGTTGCTAGTTGTTGCATGTTACATGAACCAAAATAGATATTAACTTATTGCTTCACAAATTTGTGACGAAAGATGTGATGAGAAAGTTATTTTAAATATTCAGTTTTTATGTGCTAGAAAGTGATAGGAAT from Cryptomeria japonica chromosome 3, Sugi_1.0, whole genome shotgun sequence harbors:
- the LOC131074900 gene encoding protein LEAD-SENSITIVE 1-like, with translation MGNAPATPSKYCWPIHVSPLSRSEILPWDHIYTWSGTYQRHGIYIGEELVIHFQNSLEGTILASSTHPFCPCSVCGYPGGMSGVVLTCLDCFVGKGDIYRHEYGVKPGLSRSATCDPPEIVIRRARDLLKDLFGTYNLFRSNCEHFAIFCKTGRYMPASQGGQVDWALDLLTPQSSFQSF